Genomic DNA from bacterium:
CCCGCCTGGGCGAGGAAATCCGCGCCGTGGACGCGGCGGGGGCGGACTTGATCCACCTGGACGTCATGGACGGCCACTTCGTGCCGAACATCACGGCGGGCCCGATCCTGGTCGAGGCCGCGCGCCGGTCGACCCGGCTCCCCCTCGACACCCATTTGATGATCGAGTCCCCCGAAAAGTACGTCGCTGACTTCGCCAAGGCGGGCGCGGACTCCATCACCATCCACGTCGAGGTCTTTAAGGACGCCTCCAAACTCCGCGAGGCGCTGAAACTCATCCGGTCCCGCGGCGCCAAGGCCGCCGTCTCCCTCAACCCCGCCACGCCGATCGAGTCCGTCTTGGACGTCCTGGAAGACGTCTCGATGGTCCTCGTCATGACGGTCAACCCGGGCTTCGGCGGCCAGTCCTTCATCCCCTCCTGTCTGGAAAAGGTAAAAGCCCTCCGGCGCGTCATCGACGAGAGGAAGTCGGACGTCCTGATCGAAGTGGACGGGGGCATCAAGGCCGACAATATCGGGGAGGTCTCGCGGGCCGGGGCGGACGTCTTCGTCGCCGGCTCCGCCATCTTCAAGAGCCGCGACTATCAGGCCACCATCGACGCCTTACGCGTCAAAGCCGCGTCAAAATCCTAGACAAGCCGCGTCATCGGGTGCTAGCCTTTTATCATGGTGTCATCCGTTCCCATGCATTTGGCAGGCATTGCGGGTCTCGGCCCCTGGGAGCTCGTCATCATCTTGGCAATCGTCCTCGTCGTCTTCGGCGCCGGAAAGCTGCCGCAGATCGGCGGTTCCTTGGGCCAGGCCATCAAGAACTTCAAGAAGGGCGTCAAGGGCGAGGACGGGGACAAGGGCCCCGACAGGGACTCCCCGAGAACCCCCAAGGACACCAAGCATTGAGACGCGAGAGTTTATGCCGACCCTCTCCAGCTCGTTCCTGAATTTGACCTCCCTTCTCGACGGGCTTTCCGAGCTGGGCATCGTCAAGAAGCATCTCCTGAGGGCCAGCCGCGAAGTCTTGCTCGCCGTTGACGGTCTCTTGGGTTTCGCCGAACAGCAGGTGACCGGACGGCTGTCCGGAGCGGACTCCCAGCAGACGGTCCAGAACGTCATCAACTACGCCCAGAAGACGCTCAAGACTCTGGCGCAGCAACTGCCCCGCACCGACGAGGACGAGTACCGCTCGCTCCACCGCAAGGTGATGAATTCGATTCTGGACGTTCTGGAGGGCGAGATCAGCAAGAACGTCAGGGCCAAGAATCAAAAAGCCAAGATGAAAGCGGAGGTCTTGGAGGCCATCCGCAAGGTCCTTTTGAAACAGATGTACGAAGAAACCACGGAAAAGGAGTGATGCCTATGACGACGAGCAAGAAAACCCGCATCATCAAGCGTTACCAGAACCGGAAGCTCTACGATACCAACGCCAGCCGCTACGTGACTCTGGACGACATCGCGACGCTTATCCGGGAGGGCGAGGACGTCCAGATCATCGACAATCAGAATCAGGATGACCTGACGAGCGTGACGCTCACGCAGATCATCTTCGAGCAGGAAAAAAAGAAAAAGAGCCTCCTGCCGCTCGCCACGCTCCGGGGCATCATCCAGAGCGGCGGCGAGAAGATCGTCGACTTCGTGCAGGGCACCATCGAAAGCGGCGTGAGTTCCATCTCCCATGCCCGCGACGAGGCCGAAAAGTATTTTGAAAAAATCATCAAGAAGGGCGACATGTCGCTGGAGGAGGGACGGAATCTCGTGAAGGAGTTCATCGACGAGAAACTCAAGGGCACCATCGACGCCGTCGCCGTCCTCCCCTCCCTGCACTCCGAAATCCGCGCGCTCCGCAAGAAGATCGACACCCTCGAAACGAAGCTGCGCAAGTACGAAGGTTAATTTGCCCCCGCAAAACTTAGACAGTCTCCTCGAGCGCAAGCTCCTCGTTGTTTCGGGCAAGGGCGGCGTGGGCAAGACGACTTTGAGCCTCGCCCTCGCCCTTCTTGCCGCCTCCCGCGGCAAACGGACGATCGTCGCGGAGATCCATTCGGAGGAGCAGGTGGCCCATGTCTTGGAGCGCCCCCCCATCGGCTACAAGGAAACCGAGCTTCTGCCGAACGTCTGGGGCGTCAACATCCTGCCCAAACAGGCTTTTGAGGAATACGTCCTCATGCAGATCCGGTTCCGGGGCCTTTACAAGGCGGTCTTTGAAAACCGCCTGGTCCACAATTTCATCGAGGCGACGCCGGGCCTGGGAGACATGGTCAGCATCGGCAAGGTCTATGCCCTCTGCGGACGCTACGATCTGGTGATCGTCGACGCTCCGGCCACCGGGCATGGACTGGCCCTCATGGAGATTCCGTCGATCGTTTCGCAGGCAACACGCATGGGCCCGCTCAAGTCCGATGCGGACAAGATCGATCGTCTCCTGAGGGACGCCTCCCAGACGCAGGTTGTCCTGGCGACGTTGCCCGAGGAGATGCCCGTGACGGAGGCGATCGAGATGAACGCGAGTCTTGACCGGCGGCTGGGCCTGCCGCTCGGGCCGTTTTTCCTCAACCAGGTCGAAGAGCGCGTGTTCACGGACGCCGAGAGAAAAAAGATCGACCGCGGCTCCGACACGCCGGCGCTCAGGATCTTAAGGCTTCTCGCCGCGCGTTCCGACCTTTCAGCCGAATACGCCGCGCGTCTTGAGAGGGAGGTCCGGCCAAGGCCGGTCGTGCGAATTCCTTTCGTGTATTCGCCTCATTTTGGTCTCGCCGAGATCCAAGTCGTCGCCTCGGAAATCGAGAGGGGTCTCACCTCATGATCCGGCGCGCGAAAAAAAACGTGAATCTCGCGGACTTGCTCGAGGAGCGGCGCATCATCATCTGTTGCGGCAGCGGCGGCGTGGGCAAGACCACGACGGCCGCGGCCGTCGCCCTCGGGGCCGCACGCGCGGGCAAGAGGGCGATCGTCCTCACCATCGATCCGGCCAAACGTCTCGCCACCGCCCTGGGTCTCGAGTCCTTGGGCGACGCTCCCCGCCGGATCGACCTGCCCGGTGCCCCCGGCTCCTTATCGGCGATGATGCTGGATACGAAGCGCACGTTCGATCGACTCATCGAGCGCCACGTCGAGGATCCCGAGAGGCGGCGTTCGATTATCGAGAACCGCCTCTACCAGCACATGTCCAGCATGATCGCAGGTTCGCAGGAATACATGGCCATGGAAAAGCTGTACGAACTGTACGAGGAGGGCGGCTACGACCTGCTGGTTCTGGACACCCCCCCCACGCGCCACGCCCTGGATTTCCTGGAGGCTCCCCGAAAAATGATCAACATGACCTCCAACAGCCTGCTCGAATGGTTCCTCAAGCCGGGGCTCTTCGTGGGGCAGGCGGGACTCATCGGCCTGGGCATTTTAAGAAAAGGGGCCGAAAAAATACTCTCCGTCTTCGACCGGCTCGCGGGATTCAGCTTCCTGCACGAACTCGCTGAGATGCTGGCCCTCTTCAGCGAGCTCCTCGGCGGCTTTCAGGAGCGAGCGCGCGCCGTCTACGAGCTGCTTCGCCGGGACTTCGTGGGCTTCCTGCTCGTCACGAGCCCCGCCTCCGTGGCGATCCAAGACGCGTTGTATTTCCACCGCAAGATCGGCGAAGGCGGGCTTCCGTTTCTTGGGTTCGTGGTCAACCGCGTGCATCCGGAAAAGTTTTGGAAGCCAGCCGATCTGCCGTCCGATTGGCCCGATGCCCTTCGCGCGAAAGCCCTGAACCGTCTGGAGGACTACGAGCAGTTGGCCAAGCGGGATCAAAAGGCGGTCGCTTTGCTCAAAAAGATGGGGGGCAAAAAGACGGCCTGCGCCGTAATCCCCTTGCTGGAAAGGGACGTGCACGACATGGACGGCCTTTCGAGGATGTATCAGGCGCTGGCGGGCTCGCCGACGTAGTTCTGGATGGCCTGCCTGGCGGACTCCGAAAGGTCGCTGAACTGAACGCCCATTCCGACGATGCTCAGGCTTTCCGCCGTCTCACGTTCGACGCGGACGACGCGGCCGATGGTGCGCAAGGGGGTTTCGCCGTCCCGCAGCGCAAAGGACAAAAAGACCCTCGTACCGAGCTTGAGAGGAATGTCGGACTCCAAGAAAAGCCCTCCCATGCTCAGGTCCGTCGAATAAAAATAGATGAACCCCTCCCCCGACTCATCCTCAAAGATCACTTGGGTCCGGAGCGTGCGCCGCGGATGAACCCTCTTTTCATGGATCTTGACCGGAGAAGGGGCCGGCGTCTTCTTAGCCATGTTTCCTCTTCTTCTTGTGATGAGGCTTGGCCGCCGCTCGAACGGCCGCCTTGCGCGCCTTTTCCACGGCCATGAAGATCAGCCGGTTGGCGACGGAGATCAAATCGTAAGGGTAAAAGGGCTTTTCGATCAACACCAGGTCCTTGCGACCCGTGGCCTGCTCCTTCAAGTCCACGCGATCCTTGGACATGATCACGATCGCGGGCGCCGGAAACTTGAGCTCGGCGTGGCGGTCCTGCCGGGGAAGGGAGTTGCTGTTGACGATGAGCAGATCGGGCCGGAGTCTCTTGCTCCTCTTGAAAAGGGTCTCGTACTCGTCGGCGAAAAGCACGCGGTAACGGCTCTGCGCCGAGAAAAGGAGCTGGTACATGTTCCTGGCGAGGGCCGATTGATCGACGACCAGGATGTCTCTAAAGATGCGCGGAGGCACGTTTCACACCTCACAGAGTAAAATAATTGAATCGCACCCGCTTAGGGTGTGGCTGGCCCAAATACAATGGTTTTTACCGCGACGGCAAGAGTTAAGTCAGTGCCGGCCCCCGTAATAAGTGCCGGGTTTCCAAGGATGCTTCTTGTCCTCGCGCACCAACATCCAAAAAGGTTTCCCCGCCTTCTTCCAGCCGTCGAGAAACAACCCTTCCCGGAGGTCCCTCCCCTTGGAGACGACGACGACCGTATTGTGCTCCCTCATCGTTCCCTCCCTCGCCGTGGCCCAAAGGACGTCGAAGGTCTCCAGATTCAGACTCTTCAACCGATCCATGAGGTCCCGCGCCCACTGCCAACAGAGCCCCTGATCCCTGATTCCGATGTTGACCAAGAGGTTGTGGAGCAGGGCCGGACGCACCATTTCGTATTCCCGTCGAAGTTCGGCGAAAGCCGGCACGGCCATTCGCGCGATCGCCTCGGCCTCCTGCTCACGCAGAAGGTTGTGCGGACCGGACGCATATTCGTCTCGCCCCGGAAGCTCAAGAAGACGCCGCTTCAGATCAACCATGAGCCTGGCCTCCGTGAACTCCCGTTTGAGGGCCTCCCTTTCCTCGTACTTTTTGAGGAGGGCGCCCGGGAGGCGTTCCAGGCCCCTCGCGGGGGTCTGGCGCAATGTTTTTCTTTCCTGAAAATTAAGGGCCCGATCGAAGGCGGACAGACGACCATCCGCCTCGGATAGGTCCCGTTCGAGGGAGGCCCCCTCCGTCCGAGCCGCCATCCCGAGCAACAGGAGCAGGACCGGGCCGACGAGGACCTTTCTCCTCAGGCCCTGGAGAGATCCCTTCGAGGCCATGGGACACATGAACCGGATATCGCGGCGACAACGCTCCCCGTCAACGTCAAACTTGACTTCGGCAATAATATCGCCTACATTCCCCGCTTATATCGCGATGCGTTATCAAGGAATCTGTTTTCAACCCATTAACTCTCTCAAGGAGGAAACGTTATGCGCACGAAGATGATGGTCGCTTTGGTAGTGATGTTGGGCCTCGTAATCGGCGCGGGCTGCCAACAGCAGCGCAAGCCCCGGTCCGCCGCGGACACGAAGGTCAAGGGCCTGAACCGGATTCACTTCGATTTCGACCGCTCGGACATCAAGTCCGAATACAAGAAAACCCTCGAAGACAACGCCTCGTGGCTGAAGGCCAACCGTGACACGAAGATCACGGTAGAAGGCCACTGCGACGAGCGGGGCACCGAGGAGTACAACATGGCCCTGGGCCATCGCCGGGCCAGTTCGGCCAAAAGCTACCTGACCTCGCTGGGCGTGGACGGCGGGCGCATGAAGACGGTCAGCTACGGCGAGGAGCGGCCTCTCGAGACCTGCCACAACGAGAGCTGCTGGTGGAAGAACCGCCGCGCGGAATTCATGCACTAAGAGATTTGAAACAGCTTGACAGGAAAACCCCGGGTACCCAACAAGGTACCCGGGGTTTTTATTTATGAAACGAGCCATCTCTCCCTTAATCCTCGCCCTCTTTTCATTCATCCTGCTGTCGCATGAGGCGGAGGCCCGGAAGGCCGACGCCTCCGAGATGGAAGACTTGCGCCGCGTTCAGGAGTCGAACGGCGCGGCCCTCGCGGACGCCGTGCAGAGGATCAACACGATCCAGGTCGATCTTCAGGCTGTGAAAGGGTCCCTGGAAGAGAACCGCCACTTTTTCCAACAGGAATCCCAGAAGAACGAAAAGGTCCTGAGGGACTTTGACCTGAGACTCACCGGCATGGAGGAAAGACTTTCTCTTTTTGAAAGCCAGATCCAGGAACTCATGACCAAGGGTGGAATTAAAGGCGCGGCGGCTCCGGCGGGAGACGAAGGTGAGCTCTACCGGAAAGCCCTCGCGGAGGTGAACGCCCAGAACTTCAAGGCGGCCCTGCCCCTCTTCGACCAGTTTTTGAAAAAATATCCCAAGTCCTCCATGGCCGACAACGCCCAGTATTGGAAGGGCGAGACCCTCTACGGACTCAAACAATTCCCGGAAGCGATCCTGGAGTTTCAAAAAGTCGTGAAGAAATATCCGAAAAGCGACAAGGTCCCCGCGGCCGTTTTGAAACAGGGCTACTGTTTCTTCGAGGCCAAGGAATATCTCGACGCCAAGGCCTTTTTGCAGAAGGTCATCGCGCAATATCCAAAGTCCGACGAGGCGTCAAAGGCGAGGGATAAAATTCAGCAGATCGACGAGATTTTGGCTAAACCGGCGGCTACTTCTTCGACAGCTCGCCCTCGATGACCATGCGGATCCGATCCGGATCCGGCCAATCGCGGAACAACCGGCCATTGATGAAAACCGACGGGGTCCCTTGAACGGCGATCTTGGAGCCCTGTTCGACATCCCTTTTGACGGCCTCCATGGCCTCGTCGGATGCCAGGCATGATTCAAACAAGGGGCCATCGAGCCCCGTCTTGGAGGCCAGCTCGACCAGCACGGATCTTGAAAGCCTCGTCTGATTCTCAAAAACCAGGTCGTGATAGTCCCAAAACCTTCCCTGCTTGGAGGCGCACACCGACGCCTTGGCGGCGAGACACGAGACGGGATGCCCTCCATGCTCAATTACGGGGTTGCAAACCGAATCCAAGGGATAATTGAGGAAATATAAGACCACGTCGTTCTGATAGGCCTTCAAATAGGGCTTGAGGGTGAACGCGGCCCGGCGGCAGAAGGGGCACTGAAAGTCCGAGAACTCAACGATCTTCACGCGCGCGTTCGGATTCCCCCAAAAAGGCCGTCCGGTCACATCGAGTTCCTGCACGGGAAGGGACTCGAAGGCCTTGAGATAAAGATCGCGCGGAACCGGAATGTGCGGCCGGTGGACCGCAGGATTCAGCCCCATGAAAAAGAAGATCCCCAGCGCCACGACCGCGGCGGTCGCCCCCAAGTGTCCCCAGAGGCGAGGCCGGGTGCCCAGGTAACCGGACACCAGCGACGGCACACCCCGCCAACCGATCCCCATCGCGGAGGGAAAAAGAAGCAGCATCAGCGCGTTGACCAGGTAAGTGGTGAGACACATCGCACAAAGAACGCCCAAGAGTCCGAGGGAGATGTAGGCCATGAGGACGCTGTAGACGTTGGCGAAAACCAGCGAGAGAAAGAGAAAACTCATGGTCGGACGGCCGGCGTCGGACCGGTCGCCCGACAACCCCGCGTAAAAGAGCCCGATCAGAAAAACGACGTAGTAAAGAATTCCCAACTCCGAGTTGGGAACGCTCAAGAAGGGAAGCCGGACGGAGGAATACCGGCTTGCGACGACCGCATCGCAATCGATGAAATCCGAGACGTTGCAGAAGCTTTTTTCGTCGAACCCGTTTCTTTCGACCTTGTAGTGAAGCTCGGTGAGGACGATGGACGCGACCAAACCGACGACGGCCAGTAGAAACAACGCAATCCGCGCCTTTTTCACGATGAATTTTATACGCCCCGCATGGCCCAAACTCAACTTGATTATTCCCCCCCGCTTCCCTACTTTTCAACGATGGACGAGAGCAAGGAACTCGCGGAGCGCATCGATCAAGGCGATAAATTCCGCAAAGGGCGCATCATCAAGTACTTTCCCCAAGCCGGATACGGCTTCGTCCGCGACGACATGGGCCACGAGGTCTACTTCCACTTGGACGAGGTCCGTTTCGTTGGCAAACGCAACGACCGCCGCTACGTGTCCGAAGGGGCGCCGGTGGGGTTCGACGTGGGACGCACCTCGCGCGGTCTGCGCGTGACGCGGCTGAAGCTTTACTGAAAAATCCTCTAGGGCCGGCACTCGGCCGGAAGAGGATCAACCCCTCCCGAGGCCTGAGCGGCGCAGAATTCGTTGAGAACGGCGGCTTCCGAAAGGGCCACGTTGTAGAGGGTCACGTTGTCGATCCCGCCGTTGAAATATCCCGCATTGTATCGTCCGATCCACAGGCTACCCGACGCCCCCGTCGTCGCCTGGGACGAAGCTCTCATCCCGGAGATAACGGCGTCCAAGTAAAACCGCATGCCGCCCGGATTCGTCGTGCCGTCAAAGGTCCCCAGGACGTGATGCCAGGCGCTCGGGGCGACGGGGGCGGACAGGTTGTTCCCTCCATCCCCAATGTAAAAATACACCCGGCCGTCCGTATGGGAGGTCAGGGCGTAGTCGAGGGTCCCTTGATTCACAATGCCGCTAT
This window encodes:
- the ybgF gene encoding tol-pal system protein YbgF → MKRAISPLILALFSFILLSHEAEARKADASEMEDLRRVQESNGAALADAVQRINTIQVDLQAVKGSLEENRHFFQQESQKNEKVLRDFDLRLTGMEERLSLFESQIQELMTKGGIKGAAAPAGDEGELYRKALAEVNAQNFKAALPLFDQFLKKYPKSSMADNAQYWKGETLYGLKQFPEAILEFQKVVKKYPKSDKVPAAVLKQGYCFFEAKEYLDAKAFLQKVIAQYPKSDEASKARDKIQQIDEILAKPAATSSTARPR
- a CDS encoding twin-arginine translocase TatA/TatE family subunit, with protein sequence MVSSVPMHLAGIAGLGPWELVIILAIVLVVFGAGKLPQIGGSLGQAIKNFKKGVKGEDGDKGPDRDSPRTPKDTKH
- a CDS encoding ArsA-related P-loop ATPase; the protein is MPPQNLDSLLERKLLVVSGKGGVGKTTLSLALALLAASRGKRTIVAEIHSEEQVAHVLERPPIGYKETELLPNVWGVNILPKQAFEEYVLMQIRFRGLYKAVFENRLVHNFIEATPGLGDMVSIGKVYALCGRYDLVIVDAPATGHGLALMEIPSIVSQATRMGPLKSDADKIDRLLRDASQTQVVLATLPEEMPVTEAIEMNASLDRRLGLPLGPFFLNQVEERVFTDAERKKIDRGSDTPALRILRLLAARSDLSAEYAARLEREVRPRPVVRIPFVYSPHFGLAEIQVVASEIERGLTS
- a CDS encoding TIGR02266 family protein; the encoded protein is MAKKTPAPSPVKIHEKRVHPRRTLRTQVIFEDESGEGFIYFYSTDLSMGGLFLESDIPLKLGTRVFLSFALRDGETPLRTIGRVVRVERETAESLSIVGMGVQFSDLSESARQAIQNYVGEPASA
- a CDS encoding ArsA-related P-loop ATPase produces the protein MIRRAKKNVNLADLLEERRIIICCGSGGVGKTTTAAAVALGAARAGKRAIVLTIDPAKRLATALGLESLGDAPRRIDLPGAPGSLSAMMLDTKRTFDRLIERHVEDPERRRSIIENRLYQHMSSMIAGSQEYMAMEKLYELYEEGGYDLLVLDTPPTRHALDFLEAPRKMINMTSNSLLEWFLKPGLFVGQAGLIGLGILRKGAEKILSVFDRLAGFSFLHELAEMLALFSELLGGFQERARAVYELLRRDFVGFLLVTSPASVAIQDALYFHRKIGEGGLPFLGFVVNRVHPEKFWKPADLPSDWPDALRAKALNRLEDYEQLAKRDQKAVALLKKMGGKKTACAVIPLLERDVHDMDGLSRMYQALAGSPT
- a CDS encoding thioredoxin domain-containing protein, whose product is MKKARIALFLLAVVGLVASIVLTELHYKVERNGFDEKSFCNVSDFIDCDAVVASRYSSVRLPFLSVPNSELGILYYVVFLIGLFYAGLSGDRSDAGRPTMSFLFLSLVFANVYSVLMAYISLGLLGVLCAMCLTTYLVNALMLLLFPSAMGIGWRGVPSLVSGYLGTRPRLWGHLGATAAVVALGIFFFMGLNPAVHRPHIPVPRDLYLKAFESLPVQELDVTGRPFWGNPNARVKIVEFSDFQCPFCRRAAFTLKPYLKAYQNDVVLYFLNYPLDSVCNPVIEHGGHPVSCLAAKASVCASKQGRFWDYHDLVFENQTRLSRSVLVELASKTGLDGPLFESCLASDEAMEAVKRDVEQGSKIAVQGTPSVFINGRLFRDWPDPDRIRMVIEGELSKK
- the pal gene encoding peptidoglycan-associated lipoprotein Pal gives rise to the protein MRTKMMVALVVMLGLVIGAGCQQQRKPRSAADTKVKGLNRIHFDFDRSDIKSEYKKTLEDNASWLKANRDTKITVEGHCDERGTEEYNMALGHRRASSAKSYLTSLGVDGGRMKTVSYGEERPLETCHNESCWWKNRRAEFMH
- the rpe gene encoding ribulose-phosphate 3-epimerase; this encodes MKKLIAPSVLSADFSRLGEEIRAVDAAGADLIHLDVMDGHFVPNITAGPILVEAARRSTRLPLDTHLMIESPEKYVADFAKAGADSITIHVEVFKDASKLREALKLIRSRGAKAAVSLNPATPIESVLDVLEDVSMVLVMTVNPGFGGQSFIPSCLEKVKALRRVIDERKSDVLIEVDGGIKADNIGEVSRAGADVFVAGSAIFKSRDYQATIDALRVKAASKS
- a CDS encoding polyhydroxyalkanoate synthesis regulator DNA-binding domain-containing protein, whose translation is MTTSKKTRIIKRYQNRKLYDTNASRYVTLDDIATLIREGEDVQIIDNQNQDDLTSVTLTQIIFEQEKKKKSLLPLATLRGIIQSGGEKIVDFVQGTIESGVSSISHARDEAEKYFEKIIKKGDMSLEEGRNLVKEFIDEKLKGTIDAVAVLPSLHSEIRALRKKIDTLETKLRKYEG